One Bacillota bacterium genomic window, CTTACCTTAGGCAAACGTCCCTTGGCTCCCACCATCAGTCCGAAGAAGACCTGGGAGGGGGCTTTGGGGGGCCTGGCCTGTGGTGTGTTGGTGGCTGGCTTGGTGGGTCTGTTTTGGCATATGGGGGGCATCGGTTTCCTTTTGGGGCTGGTGGCCGGTATCGCAGGACAGATCGGTGATCTGGTGGAATCAGCATTGAAGCGGGCCGCTGGTGTCAAGGATTCGGGTTCATTGCTACCGGGACACGGGGGAGTATTGGATCGGTTCGACAGTCTTATCTTTGCTGCGCCCCTTGCCTATCTGTTGGTGACGGTGCTTTTGGGGTGAACCGCCTATGCACCGGGCACAGAAAGCTGTTGCCCTCATTTTTGCCATTGCCCTTCTGATCGTTGTTCTCCTCAAATTGTTTTTTGCTTATCTGGCCCCCTTTATCTGTGGGGGCCTTATTGCTTTAGTCATCGATCCACTGGTGGGACATCTCGAGCAGCGGGGAGTCGGTCGCAACGTCGCGGTGACCCTAGTTCTCGTGGCCTTGGGCCTTGTTTTGGCCCTGGGGCTGGTCAGTGCTTTGACCCACCTGTCCGGCGAGCTTTTGGGCCTTCAGGCCCGACTGGAACTGCAGCGGGAGCTTATCATTCAGTACGATCAGTGGTCTATATTTTTCGAGAAATTCTTAAAAGGACTCCCTCCGCAAGTTGCAGAAGTAATAACGAAGCAGTTGGCCGCCCTTAACCTGAAGCTACAGGAGTTAGCCCAAGAGGCGCTGTTGTCTTTGGGGGGCCTGCCCCAGTTTCTTTTCGGTCTGATGATGGCCCTTTTCAGTGCCTACTTCCTCAGTCGGGACAAAAGGGACTTTGTCCGGTGGTTGTTTTTGGTGCTCCCGGAAAGCTGGCAGGGCTATGTTGTGCAGATCAAGGGGGAAGTGCTCAGCGGCGTTTTGGGTTATTTGCGGGCCCAGGTGGTGATTCTGCTTCTTTCCACCGCAGTCAGTGTCGCGGGGTTGCACCTGCTAGGTATTAACTACGCTTGGGTCTTGGGCATACTAACGGGGGTACTGGAGTTTCTGCCGGTGGTTGGTCCGGGAGTTGTCTATTTACCCTTAATCATTTATCATGTAGGGCGGGGGCAGGCACTGCTGAGCATTGCCTTGGGAGTTAACCTGGCAGTTATTGTTTTGCTTCGGCAGTTGGTGGAGCCCCAGCTTTTGGGTCGTTCCACGGGGGTTCATCCCTTGTTGTTTGCCGCCTCACTGTACTTGGGTTTGGCCATCTACGGCTCTGTGGGCCTGTTTTTAGGCCCCATGTTGTTACTTATACTTCGGGCGGTTTGTACCGTGATTTTGGTGCCAAACTTCCATATGTAAGGAAGGAGTCAGTTCCTTGGGCAAAAGGATCGCGATCCTGGGATCCACCGGTTCCATCGGGCGTCAAGCCTTAAAGGTCATCGACCAGATCGGTGGCTTTGAAGTGGTGGCCCTGACGGCGGGGCGCAACGTGGAGTTGATGTCCCAGCAGGTGAGAAAATACCGGCCGCAGTTGGCGGTGATGGGTGATGCCAAGGGCGCCCAGGCCCTGAAGGAAAACCTGGGTTTCACCTCCACCGAAATCCTCTACGGTGAAGAAGGACTGCTGGCCGCGGCCAGCCTCACCCCCTTGGATCTGTGTCTGGTGGCGGTGGTGGGCGCGGTGGGGATTCGACCCACGCTGGCGGCCATCGATCAGGGTACCCATATCGCGCTGGCCAACAAAGAGACCTTGGTGGCCGCCGGTTCCATCGTCATGGAACGGGCCCGCCGGCGGGGTGTAAAGATTTTACCGGTGGACTCGGAACATAGTGCCATCTTCCAATGCTTGCAGGGCTCGGCGCCGGAGGAAGTGGCGCGGGTCATCCTTACCGCCTCCGGGGGACCCTTCTTTGGACTAGGGCCGGAGCAACTGGAAAGGGTGACGTCCCAGCAGGCTTTGCGTCATCCCAACTGGACCATGGGGCAAAAGATTACCATCGATTCCGCCACGCTGGTGAACAAAGGGCTGGAGGTTATCGAGGCCTGTTGGCTTTTTGGCCTATCCTTGGATCAGGTGGAGGTGGTGGTCCACCGCCAAAGCATCGTCCACAGCCTGGTCCAGTTCCGGGACGGTTCGGTACTGGCCCAGCTAGGCCTGCCGGATATGGCGGTACCCATTCAATATGCTTTGACCTATCCCCAGCGGGTGGGGGCTGACCGGCCGGTTTTATCACTTACGGAGGTGGGGCAGCTTACCTTTGAAGAGGTGGATCACGGGACTTTTCCCGCGATTAAGCTTGCCGAAGCCGCCTTCCGGGTCGGAGGTACCATGCCCGCGGTGTATAATGCGGCCAATGAAGTTGCGGTGTATTCATTTCTCGGGGGAAAATGTTCTTTGCCCAGCATCACCCGGGCGATCCAGGCGGCCATGGAGGCCCATGAAGTGGTACCGGACTGTGGGCTGGAAGATATCCTGGCTGCGGATCAATGGGCGCGTAGCTTTGTGGAAAGCCTGCTCGGAAAAGAGGTAGACCGATGAATTTACTTGCAATCCCCAGCGTCTTTGGCAATCTGCTCATTACCGTAGTGGCCTTTGTGGTCGTCTTTGGACTGTTGGTCTTTTTCCATGAGTTTGGTCACTTCCTGCTGGCCAAGTTGAACGGGGTGTTAGTCTATGAATTCGCCCTGGGCTTCGGGCCGAAATTGTTGTCCTGGAAGCGCAAAGAAACCCGTTATTCGTTGCGGGTCGTTCCCTTGGGAGGGTTCGTAAGGATCGCGGGCATGGAGGAGGAGCTGAATGAAGAGGAAAAACCCCTGCCCATCCCACCGGGGCGCAGCTTTGAGGACAAGGGATACTTAGGCAAACTGAGCATCATTGCCGCTGGTCCCCTGATGAATTTTGTTCTGACGGCCCTGCTGATGACCATTGTATCCTTTGGGCTTACGGAATGGCCCCCGCTGGTTACCTACGTGGAACCCCAGGAGCCGGCTTACCTTGCTGGTATGCAGGAGGGGGACCGCATCCTTTCGATCAATGGCCAAAGGATCACCAAAGAAGGACAAGTCAGTGAGTTGATTGGCGATGCCGGTACCGACCCCATTATTGTCGGGATCGAACGGGACGGGGAGTTTCTGGAGCTGGAGGTGAACCCCAGGACCACCGAAGGGGGGGTGCGGATAGGAATTCATTATTTGGAAAGGATCCGCACGCGCCCTTGGGAGGCGATTCGCTACGGGGTAGAGATTACCTGGGCTCTGATTAAGCTTACCGTGTGGGGGATCGGGCAGATGATTACCGGTGGTATCCCCGCGGATGTGGCAGGTCCCATCGGGATGTTCACCATGACCGGGGAATATGCCCAGCAGGGGATCCCGGAGCTTTTGTGGTTTACCGCTTTGCTCAGCGTCAATCTGGGTCTGTTTAATCTGTTACCCATTCCGATCCTGGACGGCGGACATATTGTCTTCATTACCCTCGAGCGGCTGCGGGGGAAGAAACTTGAGCCCAAATACCAGAACACCGCCATGTTGGTGGGCCTGTTCCTGTTGGTTCTGCTGATGATCTACGCCACGGTGTCGGATATCGGGCGGATTGTACGCTAGGGGGAAGGATCATGACGACCCAGGTTCCCAGGGAAAAAACCCGCCGGGTTTATGTGGGGGATGTCCCCATTGGGGGTGGCGCTCCCATTTCTGTGCAGAGCATGTGCAACACTAACACCGCGGATGTGGAGGCCATCTTGGCCCAGATCCGGGAGGTGGCGGCCCTCGGTTGTGATATTATCCGGGTTGCCGTACCGGATAAGAAGGCCCTGGCAGCCTTGCCTACCATTGTAAGGGAGAGTCCCTTGCCGGTGGTGGCGGACATCCACTTTCAGTGGGAGCTGGCCATGGGGGCCATTGCCGCGGGGGTAGCGAAATTGCGGCTGAACCCAGGCAACATCAACGACCCCAAGCGGGTGAAGGATATTGCGGCCGCGGCCCGAGAAAGGGGGATCCCCATCCGGATCGGGGTGAACTCAGGTTCCGTGGCCAAGGAGTTTCTCGATGAAGCCGGACGTCCCACGGCCCAGGGCCTAGTGGCCAGTGCCCTTGGCCATGTCTCTTTGTTGGAGGCGGTGGGGTTTGAGGATATTGTGATTTCCATCAAGGCCACTTCCGTGGATCTGCTGTTGACCGCGAACTTGGAGTTGTCCCGGAAAGTGGATTATCCCTTGCATTTGGGATTGACGGAGGCCGGGTTGTTTCCCGCAGGGGCCATTCGGTCCGCAGCGGCCCTGGGTGCTTTGTTATCCCGGGGGATTGGCGATACGGTGCGGGTCTCCCTTACGGGAGACTTAGGCAACGAGGTCCGGGTGGCCCATTGGGTCTTGGAGGCCTTAGGCCTGCGGCAGACCCGACCTATTGTGATCTCCTGTCCCACCTGTGGGCGGTGTAAACTACCGCTCGAGGCTATTGCGCGGGAGGTAGAGGCCCGCACCGCACATTTGACCAAGCCCCTCAAGATCGCGGTGATGGGTTGTGAGGTCAACGGCCCCGGGGAGGCCCGGGGAGCAGATATCGGTATTGCCGGGGGCGACGGATGTGGCTTTTTGTTTCGCGAGGGACAAGCCATTCGGAAAGTGTCCCTCGGGGAAATGGTGGATGTACTGGTTGAGGAGGCCGAAAGAATGGCCAGGGAGAACGGAGGGTTATTATGTTAATGTCAAGACTACTTGCACCGACACTGCGGGAGGTGCCCGCCGAAGCGGAGATTCCCAGTCACCGGCTGATGCTCCGGGCGGGATTGATCCGCAAGAGTGCCAGTGGAATCTATACTTATCTGCCCTTGGGGCTGAAGGTCTTACAGAAGATTATGCAGATTATCCGGGAGGAGATGAATGCGGCGGGAGGTCAGGAGCTTCTGCTGCCCATCATTCAACCGGCGGAACTGTGGTTTGCCACCGGACGGTGGGATGATTACGGCGCGGAAATGTTTAAGCTCAAGGATCGCCATGATCGCCAGTTTTGCCTGGGGCCCACCCACGAGGAGATTATCACGGCCTTGGCCAAGGCGGAGATCAGCTCCTACCGGCAGATGCCGCTGTTGTTGTATCAGATTCAGAATAAATACCGGGATGAGATCCGTCCGCGCTTCGGCGTCATTCGGGGCCGGGAATTCATCATGAAGGATCTTTATTCCTTCGATCAGGACGAGGCGGGCTTGGAAGAGAGTTATCGGAAGATGTACGATGCCTATACCCGGATCTTTACCCGTTGTGGCCTTGATACCCGGCCAGTGGATGCGGATCCCGGTGCCATTGGGGGCTCGGGGACCCATGAATTTATGGTGCTTGCGGACTCCGGCGAGGCGGAGCTGGTGATCTGCCAGTCCTGTGACTATGCGGCCAATGTGGAGATCGCGCCGGCCGCGGCCTGTCCCGGCACTGGGGAAGAACCACGGCCCATGGAAGCGGTGGAAACACCGGCGATGCACACGGTGGACCAGGTGACGGAGTTTTTGCAGGTGCCGGCCTCGAAACTGATAAAGACCTTGCTTTATCTGGCCGATGGACAACCGGTGGCGGTGCTGGTGCGGGGGGATCATGAGTGTAACGAGGTGAAGCTGAAGCGGTATCTGGGTTGTACTACCCTTGAGCTGGCCGACGAGGCCACCATTGCAGAGGTCTCCCAGGGTCCCAAGGGCTTCACGGGTCCCGTGGGACTCCAGGTGCGCCTGATCGCCGACCACAGTGTGATGAATATGACCAACGCGGTTACCGGCGCTAACCGGAAGGACACCCATCTGATCAATGTGAACCCGGGGCGGGACTTCACCACCGAAGAGGTGGCAGATCTGCGAGTGGTCACGGTGGAGGATCCTTGTCCCAAGTGCCAGGGCAAGCTGCAGCTGTGTCGGGGGATCGAGGTGGGTCAGGTTTTCAAACTGGGTACCAAGTATTC contains:
- a CDS encoding AI-2E family transporter, coding for MHRAQKAVALIFAIALLIVVLLKLFFAYLAPFICGGLIALVIDPLVGHLEQRGVGRNVAVTLVLVALGLVLALGLVSALTHLSGELLGLQARLELQRELIIQYDQWSIFFEKFLKGLPPQVAEVITKQLAALNLKLQELAQEALLSLGGLPQFLFGLMMALFSAYFLSRDKRDFVRWLFLVLPESWQGYVVQIKGEVLSGVLGYLRAQVVILLLSTAVSVAGLHLLGINYAWVLGILTGVLEFLPVVGPGVVYLPLIIYHVGRGQALLSIALGVNLAVIVLLRQLVEPQLLGRSTGVHPLLFAASLYLGLAIYGSVGLFLGPMLLLILRAVCTVILVPNFHM
- a CDS encoding proline--tRNA ligase, with the protein product MLMSRLLAPTLREVPAEAEIPSHRLMLRAGLIRKSASGIYTYLPLGLKVLQKIMQIIREEMNAAGGQELLLPIIQPAELWFATGRWDDYGAEMFKLKDRHDRQFCLGPTHEEIITALAKAEISSYRQMPLLLYQIQNKYRDEIRPRFGVIRGREFIMKDLYSFDQDEAGLEESYRKMYDAYTRIFTRCGLDTRPVDADPGAIGGSGTHEFMVLADSGEAELVICQSCDYAANVEIAPAAACPGTGEEPRPMEAVETPAMHTVDQVTEFLQVPASKLIKTLLYLADGQPVAVLVRGDHECNEVKLKRYLGCTTLELADEATIAEVSQGPKGFTGPVGLQVRLIADHSVMNMTNAVTGANRKDTHLINVNPGRDFTTEEVADLRVVTVEDPCPKCQGKLQLCRGIEVGQVFKLGTKYSAALKATFTDENGEERPIVMGCYGIGVSRTMAAIIEQNYDEDGIIWPMSVAPYQVVIVPIKYNEEEQRAVADELERNLTAAGISVVLDDRDERPGVKFKDADLIGFPIRITIGPKGLAAGNVEISRRDGSFREDVKLEQATEVVVNLVQEAMGALEPK
- the rseP gene encoding RIP metalloprotease RseP; translation: MNLLAIPSVFGNLLITVVAFVVVFGLLVFFHEFGHFLLAKLNGVLVYEFALGFGPKLLSWKRKETRYSLRVVPLGGFVRIAGMEEELNEEEKPLPIPPGRSFEDKGYLGKLSIIAAGPLMNFVLTALLMTIVSFGLTEWPPLVTYVEPQEPAYLAGMQEGDRILSINGQRITKEGQVSELIGDAGTDPIIVGIERDGEFLELEVNPRTTEGGVRIGIHYLERIRTRPWEAIRYGVEITWALIKLTVWGIGQMITGGIPADVAGPIGMFTMTGEYAQQGIPELLWFTALLSVNLGLFNLLPIPILDGGHIVFITLERLRGKKLEPKYQNTAMLVGLFLLVLLMIYATVSDIGRIVR
- the ispG gene encoding flavodoxin-dependent (E)-4-hydroxy-3-methylbut-2-enyl-diphosphate synthase, with the protein product MTTQVPREKTRRVYVGDVPIGGGAPISVQSMCNTNTADVEAILAQIREVAALGCDIIRVAVPDKKALAALPTIVRESPLPVVADIHFQWELAMGAIAAGVAKLRLNPGNINDPKRVKDIAAAARERGIPIRIGVNSGSVAKEFLDEAGRPTAQGLVASALGHVSLLEAVGFEDIVISIKATSVDLLLTANLELSRKVDYPLHLGLTEAGLFPAGAIRSAAALGALLSRGIGDTVRVSLTGDLGNEVRVAHWVLEALGLRQTRPIVISCPTCGRCKLPLEAIAREVEARTAHLTKPLKIAVMGCEVNGPGEARGADIGIAGGDGCGFLFREGQAIRKVSLGEMVDVLVEEAERMARENGGLLC
- a CDS encoding 1-deoxy-D-xylulose-5-phosphate reductoisomerase; translation: MGKRIAILGSTGSIGRQALKVIDQIGGFEVVALTAGRNVELMSQQVRKYRPQLAVMGDAKGAQALKENLGFTSTEILYGEEGLLAAASLTPLDLCLVAVVGAVGIRPTLAAIDQGTHIALANKETLVAAGSIVMERARRRGVKILPVDSEHSAIFQCLQGSAPEEVARVILTASGGPFFGLGPEQLERVTSQQALRHPNWTMGQKITIDSATLVNKGLEVIEACWLFGLSLDQVEVVVHRQSIVHSLVQFRDGSVLAQLGLPDMAVPIQYALTYPQRVGADRPVLSLTEVGQLTFEEVDHGTFPAIKLAEAAFRVGGTMPAVYNAANEVAVYSFLGGKCSLPSITRAIQAAMEAHEVVPDCGLEDILAADQWARSFVESLLGKEVDR